The Procambarus clarkii isolate CNS0578487 chromosome 76, FALCON_Pclarkii_2.0, whole genome shotgun sequence genome includes a window with the following:
- the LOC138357223 gene encoding neurofilament heavy polypeptide-like → MSETLLPQIWKRIRKISSFKAVSSFKALWYTCWFLHSSEHLFRLRQQVVHRHDKESGVKHLAKQLAAIFKILSPQPRCDPTLFEDYHASFWYRVPHVGSVLQYLQHLRQIEGLETFLWQTSATTARRELSPGFSLFTRVRRAESPKSPVKRAESPKCPVKRAKSPVKRAKSPVKRAKSPVKRAKSPVKRAKSPVKRAKSPVKRAKSPVKRAKSPVKRAKSPVKRAKSPVKRAKSPVKRAESPKSPVKRAESPKRAVKRAESPKRAVKRAESPKSPVKRAESPKSPMKRAESPNCPMNRAGLPKSPVKRTGTPKNPMKRTRTPKSPMKTSKNQKSPMKSAGTPKSPMKSAGTPKNPMKRTRTPKSPMKTSKNQKSPMKSAGTPKNPMKSAGTPKNPMKRTRTPKSPMKTSKNQKSPIKSAGTPRSPMKSAGTPRSPMKTSENQKSPMKSAGTPKSLMKTTKNQKSPMKTSKNQKSPMKRAVSSQCYVKRPETSKRSVKRTGRPKIFYTRAGRPKSLYTRAGSPKSLYTRAGSPKSLYTRTGSPKKSLRRMGMLKKKLKCVLLGISHGFISQLIMIGI, encoded by the exons TTGTGGTACACATGTTGGTTCTTGCATTCAAGCGAACACCTGTTCCGGCTGCGGCAGCAGGTAGTACACAGGCATGACAAAGAGAGTGGCGTCAAACACCTAGCCAAGCAGCTGGCTGCCATATTTAAGATTCTCAGCCCTCAACCCAGGTGTGACCCAACACTCTTCGAAGACTATCATGCGTCCTTCTGGTACAGAGTGCCACATGTTGGCTCAGTCCTGCAGTACCTTCAACATCTACGGCAGATCGAGGGCCTGGAGACCTTCCTTTGGCAG ACCTCCGCCACGACAGCCAGGAGGGAACTCTCTCCGGGGTTCTCGCTCTTCACGAGAGTCCGAAGAGCAGAGAGTCCGAAGAGCCCCGTAAAGAGGGCAGAGAGTCCGAAGTGCCCCGTAAAGAGGGCAAAGAGCCCCGTAAAGAGGGCAAAGAGCCCCGTAAAGAGGGCAAAGAGCCCCGTAAAGAGGGCAAAGAGCCCCGTAAAGAGGGCAAAGAGCCCCGTAAAGAGGGCAAAGAGCCCCGTAAAGAGGGCAAAGAGCCCCGTAAAGAGGGCAAAGAGCCCCGTAAAGAGGGCAAAGAGCCCCGTAAAGAGGGCAAAGAGCCCCGTAAAGAGGGCAAAGAGCCCCGTAAAGAGGGCAGAGAGTCCGAAGAGCCCCGTGAAGAGGGCAGAGAGTCCGAAGAGAGCCGTGAAGAGGGCAGAGAGTCCGAAGAGAGCCGTGAAGAGGGCAGAGAGTCCGAAGAGCCCCGTGAAGAGGGCAGAGAGTCCGAAGAGCCCCATGAAGagggcagagagtccgaattgccCCATGAACAGAGCAGGTCTCCCGAAGAGTCCCGTGAAGAGAACTGGGACCCCGAAGAACCCCATGAAGAGAACTAGGACCCCGAAGAGCCCCATGAAAACGTCAAAGAACCAGAAAAGCCCCATGAAGAGTGCTGGGACCCCGAAGAGCCCCATGAAGAGTGCTGGGACCCCGAAGAACCCCATGAAGAGAACTAGGACCCCGAAGAGCCCCATGAAGACGTCAAAGAACCAGAAAAGCCCCATGAAGAGTGCTGGGACCCCGAAGAACCCCATGAAGAGTGCTGGGACCCCGAAGAACCCCATGAAGAGAACTAGGACCCCGAAGAGCCCCATGAAGACGTCAAAGAACCAGAAAAGCCCCATAAAGAGTGCTGGGACCCCGAGGAGCCCCATGAAGAGTGCTGGGACCCCGAGGAGCCCCATGAAGACGTCAGAGAACCAGAAAAGCCCCATGAAGAGTGCTGGGACCCCGAAGAGCCTCATGAAGACGACAAAGAACCAGAAAAGCCCCATGAAGACGTCAAAGAACCAGAAAAGCCCCATGAAGAGGGCAGTGTCCTCGCAATGCTACGTGAAGAGGCCAGAAACCTCAAAAAGGTCCGTAAAGAGGACAGGAAGACCGAAAATCTTCTACACGAGAGCAGGAAGACCGAAAAGCCTCTACACGAGGGCTGGGAGCCCGAAAAGCCTCTACACGAGGGCTGGGAGCCCGAAAAGCCTCTACACGAGGACAGGGAGCCCGAAAAAATCCTTACGAAGGATGGGGATGCTGAAGAAGAAGCTGAAGTGTGTTCTACTAGGTATAAGCCATGGTTTTATTTCTCAGCTAATAATGATTGGTATTTAA